The proteins below come from a single Geobacillus thermoleovorans genomic window:
- a CDS encoding YitT family protein yields MIKKMAAVIVGSLLLGVGINVFLVPHHLLDGGMIGLGLIAKYVWHVQAGLTMIVLSVPLYAAAWFYYRPFFYNSLHGLLFSSWMIDVLSVLRGVVVLDPLLSAVIGGVLVGAGIGLMLREETSTGGTDLLAQFIARWTNWNVGIIIFVIDACIISAGSMIIDSVPFVHSLVVVTVVGAVTTMLTCEKTMGV; encoded by the coding sequence ATGATCAAAAAAATGGCGGCGGTGATTGTCGGCAGTCTGCTTCTTGGCGTTGGCATCAACGTCTTTTTAGTCCCTCACCATTTGCTTGATGGGGGGATGATCGGGCTCGGGCTGATCGCCAAATACGTGTGGCACGTTCAGGCTGGGTTGACGATGATCGTCTTAAGCGTTCCGCTTTATGCAGCCGCATGGTTTTACTACCGCCCGTTTTTTTACAACAGCTTGCACGGACTTTTATTTTCCTCATGGATGATTGACGTATTGTCCGTTTTGCGCGGCGTGGTGGTGTTGGATCCGCTTTTGAGCGCGGTCATCGGCGGGGTGCTGGTCGGCGCGGGCATCGGCTTGATGCTGCGCGAGGAGACGAGCACGGGCGGGACCGACCTGCTCGCCCAGTTTATCGCTAGATGGACGAACTGGAACGTCGGGATCATCATTTTTGTCATTGACGCCTGCATTATTTCAGCTGGGAGCATGATCATCGACTCAGTGCCGTTTGTCCACTCGCTTGTCGTCGTCACGGTCGTCGGAGCGGTGACGACGATGTTGACGTGCGAAAAAACGATGGGGGTATAG
- a CDS encoding H-type small acid-soluble spore protein, with amino-acid sequence MELLRAKRMAEAGEIVPVMYKGKQVVIQHVDDEREMARVYFTDEPEHEQDVPVRLLEEQ; translated from the coding sequence ATGGAACTGTTGCGGGCGAAGCGAATGGCTGAAGCCGGGGAGATCGTTCCGGTGATGTATAAAGGGAAACAAGTGGTGATTCAGCACGTCGATGATGAGCGCGAAATGGCTCGCGTTTATTTCACCGATGAGCCGGAACACGAACAAGACGTACCGGTGCGACTGCTTGAGGAACAATGA
- a CDS encoding twin-arginine translocase TatA/TatE family subunit, translating into MNIGFGEIALIVFFALLIFGPKKLPELGQAAGKTLREFKNATKGIIDDDETTKAQK; encoded by the coding sequence ATGAACATCGGCTTTGGAGAAATTGCGCTCATCGTCTTTTTCGCTTTGCTCATTTTCGGGCCGAAAAAGCTGCCGGAGTTAGGACAAGCGGCCGGGAAAACGCTGCGCGAATTTAAGAATGCGACAAAAGGCATCATCGACGATGACGAGACGACAAAAGCGCAAAAATAA
- a CDS encoding acyltransferase family protein, whose amino-acid sequence MKERDYYFDNAKCALMLLVVFGHFLRPYIDDVLWVHSLYTWIFFFHMPAFVFISGYFAKKFHEHGYLQKITKKLLIPYVLFQLVYSIYYFFLYDKQSLELDLLTPHWSLWFLLSLFSWNVLLLWFGRLPKRIALPMALLFGLAGGMMEVEKWLSLSRTLTFFPFFLLGFFFQKSAIERLFAAPVRLVSLFVLVGMFFVIHFGFPDLPQDWLYGSKSYDTLGVSESAGIASRLAIYGASLLMMFGFLSLIPSRRFSFSVLGARTFYIYILHGFILKYLHETPFPDFIMDVHGYPLLLALSVAMMLILGSKPVVRLVRPLLEWRWPNWRQTTT is encoded by the coding sequence ATGAAGGAGCGGGACTATTATTTTGACAACGCAAAATGCGCGCTCATGCTCCTCGTCGTGTTTGGCCACTTTCTGCGCCCGTACATTGATGACGTCTTATGGGTGCACAGCTTGTATACGTGGATTTTCTTTTTCCACATGCCGGCGTTCGTTTTCATTTCCGGCTATTTCGCAAAAAAATTCCACGAGCACGGCTACTTGCAAAAGATCACGAAAAAATTGCTCATCCCGTACGTTCTGTTCCAGCTGGTGTATTCGATCTACTATTTCTTCCTGTATGACAAACAGTCGCTGGAACTTGACTTATTGACCCCGCATTGGAGTTTATGGTTTTTGCTCAGCCTGTTTAGCTGGAACGTGCTGCTGTTATGGTTCGGCCGGCTGCCAAAGCGGATCGCATTGCCGATGGCGCTTCTTTTCGGCCTTGCCGGCGGGATGATGGAAGTGGAAAAATGGCTGAGCTTGTCGCGAACGCTCACGTTTTTCCCGTTCTTTTTGCTTGGATTTTTCTTTCAAAAGTCGGCGATCGAGCGCTTGTTTGCCGCCCCAGTGCGCCTCGTTTCGCTATTCGTGCTTGTTGGCATGTTTTTCGTCATCCATTTCGGGTTTCCGGATTTGCCGCAAGATTGGCTGTACGGCTCGAAATCGTACGATACGCTCGGCGTCTCGGAATCAGCCGGCATTGCGAGCCGCCTCGCCATTTATGGGGCGAGCCTGCTCATGATGTTTGGCTTTCTGTCGCTCATCCCGAGCCGTCGCTTCTCCTTTTCCGTGCTCGGGGCGCGCACGTTTTACATCTATATCTTGCACGGGTTTATTTTAAAATATTTGCACGAGACGCCATTCCCAGACTTTATTATGGATGTGCACGGCTATCCGCTTCTGCTTGCACTGTCGGTTGCCATGATGCTCATCCTTGGAAGCAAGCCGGTCGTCCGGCTCGTGCGGCCGCTGTTGGAATGGCGATGGCCGAACTGGCGGCAGACAACGACCTAG